A part of Brassica rapa cultivar Chiifu-401-42 chromosome A05, CAAS_Brap_v3.01, whole genome shotgun sequence genomic DNA contains:
- the LOC117134350 gene encoding uncharacterized protein LOC117134350, protein MVVSNDSSSSGEEREALEVMPAPEVTPTPTPVTPLPPPASMETILARLALQEAAQKAAVDQITAIAKILAPIAANAEASTAQYRRHLFATERTTNVAPARDNNNQSAGNNNQSAGNDINADTASELAALKQSVLDINSKIHQVTTSAPQIEHVLAESLRTPFTQRVTGVRLQKMEKLRLPTFKGLSDPSTHVTSFNIAMRRANLTDEDKDAGFCQLFVETLEGPALTWFTGLRENSVDCFHDLSTAFLKNYIMFTNQETTVSDLWNLTYTSGQSLRDFMEKFKAIVSKVDIPDPIAVESLMNTLHVDSTFRQDLYRYPTKSVSDAIPRSNNFIRMEEDTRAKFAKEAAAKQRPARTNDTRHEPRQHSSGGNTTQKRGYVSSVDDEESPKTAAVTREKAWNHWDRDSASKQSKSSEPASSNSEEPKKWCLYHKRDSHDTKECKVLIGQFFDGITNGTIQMPTSPTTPKNTKSWSKNKEKKEKKAQKSQQNTAPSEERASPERTPVNNVGPANDSSENEHPRRRRRV, encoded by the coding sequence ATGGTTGTCAGCAACGACAGTTCTTCGTCAGGCGAGGAGCGCGAAGCTCTCGAGGTGATGCCGGCTCCCGAGGTAACACCTACGCCTACACCAGTAACTCCGCTACCCCCTCCTGCGTCCATGGAAACCATCTTGGCACGCCTCGCCCTGCAAGAAGCGGCGCAGAAGGCGGCGGTCGACCAAATCACAGCGATAGCAAAAATACTCGCCCCTATCGCTGCAAACGCCGAAGCTTCAACGGCGCAGTACCGTCGACACCTGTTCGCCACTGAACGAACCACCAACGTAGCACCTGCGCGGGATAACAACAACCAGAGCGCCGGTAACAACAACCAGAGCGCCGGTAACGACATCAACGCAGACACCGCAAGCGAGCTAGCCGCGTTGAAACAGTCGGTCCTCGACATCAACTCAAAGATCCACCAGGTGACGACCTCGGCGCCCCAAATCGAGCACGTACTCGCGGAATCTCTTCGCACACCCTTCACGCAAAGGGTCACCGGCGTACGGCTCCAGAAGATGGAGAAACTTCGTCTTCCAACCTTCAAGGGTCTCTCCGACCCGTCTACTCATGTCACGTCCTTCAACATAGCGATGCGACGTGCAAATCTGACCGACGAAGACAAAGACGCCGGCTTTTGCCAACTCTTTGTCGAAACCCTAGAGGGACCGGCCCTTACTTGGTTCACAGGCCTCAGAGAAAACTCCGTCGATTGTTTCCACGACCTCTCGACGGCCTTCCTGAAGAATTATATCATGTTCACCAACCAAGAAACGACCGTGTCCGACTTGTGGAACCTCACTTATACCAGCGGCCAAAGCCTCCGCGACTTCATGGAGAAGTTCAAGGCTATCGTCTCGAAAGTTGATATTCCTGATCCTATCGCTGTCGAGTCTCTGATGAACACTTTGCACGTTGACTCCACGTTCCGTCAGGATCTTTACCGATACCCGACGAAATCTGTGTCTGACGCCATCCCTCGCTCGAACAACTTCATCCGCATGGAAGAAGACACAAGGGCAAAGTTTGCAAAAGAAGCAGCAGCGAAACAGCGACCCGCCCGAACAAACGACACCCGCCATGAGCCCCGCCAGCACTCATCCGGTGGGAACACCACTCAGAAGCGAGGCTACGTTAGCTCGGTCGACGACGAGGAATCGCCAAAAACAGCAGCCGTCACGCGAGAGAAAGCCTGGAACCACTGGGATCGAGACTCCGCCTCGAAGCAATCAAAGTCGTCCGAACCAGCGAGTTCAAACTCCGAGGAGCCAAAGAAATGGTGCCTCTACCACAAAAGGGATTCCCATGATACGAAAGAGTGCAAAGTCCTCATCGGGCAATTTTTCGACGGGATCACTAACGGGACAATTCAAATGCCCAcctctccaacgacaccgaaaAACACCAAAAGTTGGAGTAAGAAcaaggagaagaaggagaagaaggcacAGAAGTCTCAGCAGAACACGGCCCCTAGCGAGGAAAGAGCGAGCCCTGAGCGCACTCCTGTCAACAACGTCGGCCCTGCCAACGATTCATCAGAAAACGAACATCCGCGTCGCCGGCGACGAGTGTAA